A window of the Blattabacterium cuenoti genome harbors these coding sequences:
- a CDS encoding DNA translocase FtsK 4TM domain-containing protein — protein sequence MENTILGFFLLGISIFFIISFFSFFFHWKNDQSQLEIILDKETTVENLLGKTGAIISHCMIYCGIGISAIFIPIFLFISGLKFIVYKKLIINNIYKYMIYDFMFFSIWIPITFYLFITNKEGGLYSGIFGFEIGNLFISLFGRIGTYIIIFTSIISYIIILFQRKKKKIIYNSVIQLYPIFEYLKKKTSKEESKKIKILNNEYPFYSKKQINISNDTNIIIENNKKKINQILGYYKIKIIDIKATIGPSITLYEVSPHIGVRISKIKNLEKEIALNLSATSIRIIAPIPGKGTIGIEIPNNKRNIVHISDIILSEKKNKKNCNMEIPILLGKTIFNDDFVVNLIEMPHILIAGSTGQGKSVGLNSIIIFLLHKKNPKDIKFILIDPKRVELSIYEKISTSYLAMLPPYNNKKSTGIITDMYQVKNVLNSLCKEMDKRYKTLERYKARNIKEYNEYIKNKKINFPYIILIIDEFADLCISSKHNKKETKLIEKYLIRLSQLSRAVGIHLIIATQRPSVDVITGLIKANFPARIAFKVSSKVDSITILDCSGAEKLIGKGDLLFYNKNELIRLQCPFINLSDIKKIVNYYGNKSCKENKYFLPYPTKDLEI from the coding sequence ATGGAAAATACTATCCTTGGATTTTTTTTATTAGGAATAAGTATTTTTTTTATTATAAGTTTTTTTTCATTTTTTTTTCACTGGAAAAATGATCAAAGTCAATTAGAAATTATTCTTGATAAAGAAACAACAGTAGAAAATTTACTAGGAAAAACTGGAGCAATAATATCTCACTGTATGATTTATTGTGGAATAGGAATTAGTGCTATATTTATTCCTATATTTTTATTTATATCAGGATTAAAATTTATAGTTTATAAAAAACTTATAATTAACAATATATATAAATATATGATATATGATTTCATGTTCTTTAGTATATGGATTCCTATAACTTTTTATTTATTTATTACTAATAAAGAAGGAGGATTATATAGTGGAATTTTTGGATTCGAAATTGGAAATTTATTTATTTCATTATTTGGAAGAATAGGTACTTATATTATTATATTTACAAGCATAATTTCATACATTATTATTCTTTTTCAAAGAAAAAAAAAAAAAATAATATACAATAGTGTAATACAGTTATATCCAATTTTTGAATATTTAAAAAAAAAAACTTCAAAAGAAGAATCAAAAAAAATAAAAATATTAAATAATGAATATCCTTTTTATTCAAAAAAACAAATAAATATATCTAATGATACAAACATTATAATAGAAAATAATAAAAAAAAAATTAATCAAATACTTGGTTATTATAAAATCAAAATTATTGATATAAAAGCTACTATTGGGCCTTCAATAACATTATATGAAGTATCTCCCCATATAGGTGTTCGTATATCTAAAATAAAAAATTTAGAAAAAGAAATTGCATTGAATTTATCAGCTACATCTATCCGTATTATAGCTCCTATTCCTGGAAAAGGAACTATAGGGATAGAAATTCCTAATAATAAACGAAATATTGTACATATAAGTGATATTATTTTATCTGAAAAAAAAAATAAAAAAAATTGTAATATGGAAATTCCTATATTATTAGGAAAAACAATTTTTAATGATGATTTTGTAGTAAATTTGATAGAAATGCCTCATATACTTATAGCAGGATCTACCGGTCAAGGTAAATCTGTAGGATTAAATTCTATAATAATTTTTCTATTACATAAAAAAAATCCTAAAGACATCAAATTTATTCTAATTGATCCAAAGAGAGTAGAATTATCTATATATGAAAAAATATCTACATCTTATCTAGCTATGTTGCCTCCTTATAATAATAAAAAGAGTACAGGAATTATAACTGATATGTATCAAGTAAAAAATGTATTAAATTCCTTGTGTAAAGAAATGGATAAAAGATATAAAACCTTGGAAAGGTATAAAGCAAGAAATATAAAAGAATACAACGAATATATTAAAAATAAAAAAATAAATTTTCCTTATATAATATTAATTATAGATGAATTTGCAGATTTATGTATTTCATCAAAACATAATAAGAAAGAAACAAAACTTATAGAAAAATATTTAATACGATTATCCCAACTTTCCAGAGCAGTAGGTATACATTTGATTATAGCTACACAAAGACCATCAGTTGATGTCATTACTGGATTAATAAAAGCTAATTTTCCTGCAAGAATTGCTTTTAAAGTAAGTTCAAAAGTTGATTCTATAACTATATTAGATTGTTCTGGAGCTGAAAAATTAATAGGAAAAGGAGATTTACTATTTTATAATAAAAATGAATTAATTCGTTTACAATGTCCATTTATAAATTTATCAGATATTAAAAAAATTGTTAATTATTATGGAAATAAATCCTGTAAAGAAAATAAGTATTTTCTTCCGTATCCAACAAAAGATTTGGAAATATAA
- a CDS encoding LptF/LptG family permease has translation MEINPVKKISIFFRIQQKIWKYKNIKIIKKLDMYLIFSFIFTFIGIFSLTFIIFLIQFFCSQLDKLTGKEISVLLIIKYIFYIGVSVIPLIFPISILFTSIITFGELSYNGELIVIKSSGISLFRILTPVISIIIIFSIGIYFFSDFIVPKAEKKAKEFGYQIISASSYLRKGIFTNIIPNLFIKTDKKLKNNTFCNIIIYFNDYENLTTSIIYSEKGKIISYRENKFLNIKLTNGYIYNYNIDSFNKKNIQYYRLIHFNSMIQNFKLPYFFYSKNKELYNEYDFISYQMKDLIKKIDFLKKEKTYNFLIYKIKFEIQKRITFPITCIIMFFIGSSLGSIIRKGDIGYPIIVALIIFIVYYILLIVTQNKVEKKEISPCIGAWIPNLVFLPFSVWITYKSTIDDYYYYY, from the coding sequence ATGGAAATAAATCCTGTAAAGAAAATAAGTATTTTCTTCCGTATCCAACAAAAGATTTGGAAATATAAAAACATTAAAATTATAAAAAAATTAGATATGTATCTAATTTTTTCATTCATATTTACTTTTATAGGAATTTTTTCTTTAACATTTATTATATTTTTAATTCAATTTTTTTGTAGTCAATTAGATAAATTAACTGGAAAAGAAATTAGTGTATTATTAATAATAAAATATATATTTTATATTGGTGTATCTGTTATACCATTAATATTTCCTATATCTATATTATTTACTTCTATTATAACGTTTGGAGAATTATCATATAACGGAGAATTAATAGTTATAAAATCTTCAGGAATATCATTATTTAGAATATTAACTCCAGTTATTAGTATTATAATTATTTTTTCCATTGGAATTTATTTTTTTTCTGATTTTATTGTGCCAAAAGCAGAAAAAAAAGCAAAAGAATTTGGATATCAAATTATATCTGCATCGTCATATTTAAGAAAAGGAATATTTACAAATATTATTCCAAATTTGTTTATTAAAACAGATAAAAAATTGAAAAATAATACGTTTTGTAATATTATTATATATTTTAATGACTACGAAAATTTAACTACAAGTATAATATATTCTGAAAAAGGAAAAATAATTTCATATCGAGAAAATAAATTTTTAAATATAAAATTAACTAACGGTTATATTTATAATTATAACATTGATTCATTTAATAAAAAAAATATTCAGTATTACCGTTTAATACATTTCAATTCTATGATACAAAACTTTAAGCTTCCTTATTTTTTTTATAGTAAAAATAAGGAATTATATAATGAATATGATTTTATATCATATCAAATGAAAGATTTGATAAAAAAAATAGATTTTTTGAAAAAAGAAAAAACTTATAATTTTTTAATATACAAAATTAAATTTGAAATACAAAAAAGAATAACGTTTCCAATAACATGTATAATTATGTTTTTTATAGGATCTTCATTAGGATCTATTATTAGAAAGGGGGATATTGGTTATCCAATTATAGTAGCATTAATAATATTTATTGTTTATTATATATTACTTATTGTAACTCAAAACAAAGTAGAAAAAAAAGAAATATCCCCATGTATTGGAGCTTGGATTCCAAACTTAGTTTTTCTACCGTTTAGTGTATGGATAACTTATAAATCTACAATTGATGATTATTATTATTACTATTGA
- the ribB gene encoding 3,4-dihydroxy-2-butanone-4-phosphate synthase, translated as MIIINPNKNLDYIEEAINDIKNGKIIIIIDNKNRENEGDFIVSAEKITTKIVNFFITHGRGLVCVSLTGDKCDQLKLKMMVKNNTDPRKTAFTVSVDFIGYGMSTGISASDRARTINALINEKKPDLFSRPGHVFPLRAKKGGVLERPGHTEAAIDITKMAGCNPGGVLVEILNKNGSMARLPQLISLANKFNIKIISINDIIEYKKKIKRSGRDSNP; from the coding sequence ATGATTATTATTAATCCAAATAAAAATTTAGATTATATTGAAGAAGCTATAAATGATATAAAAAATGGAAAAATTATTATTATAATAGATAATAAAAATCGTGAAAATGAAGGTGATTTTATAGTATCAGCTGAAAAAATTACTACAAAAATCGTTAATTTTTTTATTACTCACGGAAGAGGATTAGTTTGCGTTTCATTAACAGGAGATAAATGCGATCAATTAAAACTTAAAATGATGGTAAAAAATAATACAGATCCTAGAAAAACAGCATTTACTGTTTCCGTAGATTTTATAGGATATGGCATGAGTACTGGAATTTCTGCTAGTGATAGAGCAAGAACAATAAACGCATTAATTAATGAAAAAAAACCTGACTTATTTAGTAGACCAGGACATGTTTTTCCACTTCGTGCAAAAAAAGGTGGAGTCTTAGAAAGGCCAGGACATACAGAAGCAGCCATTGATATAACTAAAATGGCTGGATGCAATCCAGGAGGAGTATTAGTAGAAATATTAAATAAAAATGGATCTATGGCTAGATTACCTCAACTTATATCTTTAGCAAATAAATTTAATATTAAAATTATATCCATTAATGATATTATAGAATATAAAAAAAAAATAAAACGGTCTGGACGGGATTCGAACCCGTGA
- the trxA gene encoding thioredoxin, whose product MLQEINDNNFDQLVIFTKEIDSILVDFWAPWCAPCRSLAILLEEIFINEYKTKMLFFKINVDNNPKISSKYKIRSIPTIILFKNGEKKDVHVGIISKEDLRKKLDNIININK is encoded by the coding sequence ATGTTACAAGAAATTAACGATAACAATTTTGACCAATTGGTAATATTTACTAAAGAAATTGATTCAATTTTAGTTGATTTTTGGGCTCCATGGTGTGCTCCATGTAGATCTCTTGCAATATTATTGGAAGAAATATTTATAAATGAATATAAAACAAAAATGTTATTTTTTAAAATAAATGTTGATAATAATCCTAAGATTTCTTCAAAATATAAAATTAGAAGTATTCCCACTATTATTCTATTTAAAAATGGAGAAAAAAAGGATGTTCATGTTGGAATAATTTCTAAAGAAGATCTTAGAAAAAAATTAGATAATATAATTAATATTAATAAATAA
- a CDS encoding M20 family metallo-hydrolase, protein MSVVDISVLKEEAIKLLIRMINIPSISKQENKVSILIENYLRKHGLRVNRKFNNIWVENLNYSNTGILRTILLNSHHDTVKPGKNWNTNPFNPIKKGNKLIGLGSNDAGASVVSMISTFIYLSNLSEIPYRLILSITAEEEISGSSGIASILPELGKIDLGIVGEPTKMQVAIAEKGLMVLNCIARGKTGHSARNNGLNAIYIAIRDIEYLKNFCFSRKSKLLGDTTLNITQIKGGIQHNVIPDLCSFIIDIRTNELYNNEELIDIIKKRIYSDVYPRSYHLNSSFINPEHPIVLKAKSIGRKIYGSPTLSDQSIMPFSTIKMGVGDSFRSHTSNEYILVTEIIDGIDIYIRLLKNFHF, encoded by the coding sequence ATGTCTGTAGTAGATATAAGCGTTTTAAAAGAGGAAGCAATTAAACTTCTTATAAGAATGATTAATATTCCATCTATATCAAAACAAGAAAATAAAGTATCTATATTGATAGAAAATTATCTAAGAAAACACGGATTACGTGTGAATAGAAAATTCAATAATATATGGGTAGAAAATTTAAATTATTCTAATACAGGTATTTTACGTACTATTTTATTAAATTCTCATCATGATACGGTAAAGCCAGGAAAAAATTGGAATACAAATCCTTTTAATCCTATAAAGAAAGGTAATAAATTAATAGGATTGGGTAGTAATGATGCAGGAGCTTCTGTTGTATCAATGATATCTACGTTTATATATTTAAGTAATTTATCAGAAATTCCATATAGATTAATATTATCTATTACTGCAGAAGAGGAAATATCTGGATCTTCAGGAATAGCTTCTATTCTTCCTGAACTAGGTAAAATAGATTTAGGAATTGTAGGAGAACCAACTAAAATGCAAGTAGCTATTGCAGAAAAAGGGTTAATGGTTTTAAATTGTATTGCTAGGGGTAAAACTGGACATTCTGCAAGAAATAATGGATTAAATGCTATTTATATAGCAATAAGGGATATTGAATATTTAAAAAATTTTTGTTTTAGCAGAAAATCAAAATTATTAGGAGATACAACTTTAAATATAACTCAAATAAAAGGTGGAATTCAACATAATGTCATTCCTGATTTATGTTCTTTTATTATAGATATTAGAACTAATGAATTATATAATAATGAAGAACTAATTGATATAATAAAAAAAAGAATTTATTCAGATGTGTATCCTCGTTCTTATCATTTGAATTCATCATTCATAAATCCAGAACATCCTATTGTGTTAAAAGCTAAATCAATTGGTAGAAAAATTTATGGATCTCCTACTCTTTCTGATCAAAGTATAATGCCATTTTCTACAATAAAAATGGGTGTAGGAGATAGTTTTCGTTCTCATACATCAAATGAATATATATTAGTCACTGAAATTATAGATGGAATAGATATTTATATTCGTTTACTTAAGAATTTTCATTTTTGA
- the argB gene encoding acetylglutamate kinase: MKINVIKIGGNLISNKKILNNSLNFFCQLKGYKILIHGGGNKADSVLQTMQIPKKIIQGRRITDKDTLDVVIMTYAGLINKSIVSLLQYYQCNAIGLCGADGLCIKSSIRKKNNSIIDYGYVGDIKKSEYINTNFLKFLLKNNITPVLCSITYDVEKGLLNTNADTIASNVAIALSKQKCNITLHFCFDKKGVLKDITDPCSYINKIDFNLFKIMKKNHTICNGMIPKLENAFFALKNGVYKVYIGSPNHLNNPDGSKKTRLCL; the protein is encoded by the coding sequence ATGAAGATTAATGTGATAAAAATAGGTGGTAATTTAATTAGTAATAAAAAAATACTTAATAATTCTTTAAATTTTTTTTGTCAATTAAAAGGATACAAAATATTAATTCATGGTGGAGGGAATAAAGCTGATTCTGTTTTACAAACAATGCAAATACCAAAAAAAATAATACAAGGAAGAAGAATAACGGATAAAGATACTTTAGATGTAGTTATAATGACTTATGCAGGATTAATTAACAAAAGCATTGTTTCTTTATTACAATATTATCAATGTAATGCAATTGGATTATGTGGTGCAGATGGACTTTGTATTAAATCTTCTATTCGTAAAAAAAATAATTCTATTATTGATTATGGATATGTAGGGGATATAAAAAAAAGTGAATATATTAATACGAACTTTCTAAAATTTTTATTAAAAAATAATATAACTCCTGTATTATGTTCTATAACTTATGATGTAGAAAAAGGGCTTTTAAACACTAATGCAGATACAATTGCTTCAAATGTAGCTATTGCTTTATCGAAACAAAAATGTAATATTACATTACATTTTTGTTTCGATAAGAAAGGTGTATTAAAAGATATTACTGATCCATGTTCTTATATTAATAAAATTGATTTCAATTTATTTAAAATTATGAAAAAAAATCATACCATATGCAATGGTATGATTCCCAAATTAGAAAACGCTTTTTTTGCATTGAAAAATGGAGTATATAAAGTATATATAGGATCTCCTAATCATTTAAATAATCCTGATGGTAGTAAAAAAACTAGACTATGTCTGTAG
- a CDS encoding Rossmann-fold NAD(P)-binding domain-containing protein: protein MKNFFSIKDVVNVYDIIKESILLKKNPYNFQNIGRNRTIGLVFFNPSLRTRISCQKAAFNLGCNVWTLDIKNDSWKIEMHDGGIMKDTQEHIKEAISVMSIYCDILAVRALPNLLDKNYDYKEILFKKILYYSKVPVVNLESATLHPLQSLADVITIAEHSSFFKKKSKVVLSWAPHVNPLPHSVANSFSQWITKIRELDFIITYPNGYDLHKKFLHGVKISNNQNESFKNADFIYAKNWSSYLYYGKIIVHDFKWMINQEKMKLTNNAKFMHCLPVRRNIVVEDSVLNSKNSIVLEQSKNRIYAAQIIFLKILQSL from the coding sequence ATGAAGAATTTTTTTAGTATAAAAGATGTTGTTAATGTTTATGACATTATTAAAGAATCTATTTTATTAAAAAAGAATCCATACAATTTTCAAAATATTGGACGAAATAGAACAATTGGTTTAGTTTTTTTTAATCCTTCTTTACGTACTAGAATTAGTTGTCAAAAAGCTGCTTTTAATTTAGGATGTAATGTATGGACTTTAGATATTAAAAATGATTCTTGGAAAATTGAAATGCATGATGGAGGTATAATGAAAGATACACAAGAACATATTAAAGAAGCTATTTCTGTTATGAGTATATATTGTGATATACTTGCAGTAAGAGCTTTACCAAATTTATTGGATAAAAATTATGATTATAAAGAAATTTTATTCAAAAAAATACTTTACTATTCCAAAGTACCAGTGGTAAATTTGGAAAGTGCTACTTTACATCCTTTACAATCTTTAGCAGATGTTATAACTATTGCAGAACATAGTTCTTTTTTTAAAAAAAAGAGTAAAGTTGTATTAAGTTGGGCCCCTCATGTTAACCCGTTACCTCATTCTGTTGCTAATTCTTTTTCTCAATGGATAACAAAAATAAGAGAATTAGATTTTATCATAACATATCCAAATGGATATGATCTACATAAAAAATTTTTACATGGGGTTAAAATTTCTAATAATCAAAATGAATCGTTTAAAAATGCAGATTTTATTTATGCAAAAAACTGGAGTAGTTATTTATATTATGGAAAAATAATAGTTCATGATTTTAAATGGATGATAAATCAGGAAAAAATGAAGTTAACTAATAACGCTAAATTTATGCATTGTTTACCTGTAAGAAGAAATATAGTAGTTGAGGATTCAGTATTAAATAGTAAAAATTCAATAGTATTAGAACAATCTAAAAATAGAATATATGCTGCACAAATAATATTTCTAAAAATTTTACAATCTTTATGA